In Candidatus Deferrimicrobiaceae bacterium, the genomic stretch GAAGCATTTCCAGGATGTCCAGGACTTCGAGTTCACCGTGGAGGGCGGAAGGCTCTCCATGCTCCAGACCCGCAGCGGGAAGAGGACAGCCGCCGCCGCGCTGAAGATCGCGGTGGACATGGTGAAGGAGAAGCTCATCACGAGGGAAGAGGCGGTCATGCGGCTCGAACCGCAGTACATCGATCAGCTTCTTCACCCGGTCATCGACCCCAAAGCGAAGGTGGAGGTCGTCGCCAAGGGGCTTCCCGCCTCCCCGGGGGCCGCGACCGGGGCGGTCGTGTTCCACGCCGACCGGGCGGTGGAGCTTGCCTCGGCGGGGAAGGCCGTCATCCTCGTGCGCAAGGAGACGAGCCCGGACGACATCCACGGCATGGACGTGGCGCGCGGGATCCTCACCGCCAGGGGGGGGATGACATCCCACGCCGCGGTGGTCGCACGCCAGATGGGAAAGACGTGCGTCGCCGGGTGCGAGTCGATCGAGGTGGACGAGGTGACCAACCGCTTCCTCGCCGGCGGCATGGTGATCCGGGAAGGGGATTTCATCTCCCTCAACGGAAGCACGGGCGAGGTCATCCTGGGGGAGGTCCCGCTCATCGCGCCCAAGATGACCGGGTCGTTCGGGACCCTCATGTCGTGGGCCGACTCCTTCCGGAGGTTGAAGGTCCGGGCCAATGCGGACACATCGCGCGATGCGAGAACGGCGAGGGAATTCGGGGCCCAGGGGATCGGGCTCTGCCGGACGGAGCACATGTTCTTCGCCGAGGACCGGATCCCGATCATGCAGAAGATGATCCTCGCCCGCACGAGGGAGGAGCGCGAGCAGGCTCTGGAAGAGCTGTTGCCGATGCAGCGGGAGGACTTCAAGGGGCTCTACCGGGAGATGAAAGGGTATCCGGTGACCATCCGCCTGCTGGATCCGCCGCTGCACGAGTTCCTTCCCCGGCGCGAGGACCTGATGGTCGAGGTCACGAAGCTGGAGCTGATCCATGCCGACCGCTCGATCATCGAGGAAAAGAAACAACTGCTCGAGCGCGTGGAGGAGCTGCACGAGATCAACCCGATGCTGGGCTTGCGGGGGTGCCGCCTGGGGATCGTGTACCCGGAGATCAGCCGGATGCAGGCGCGGGCCATATTCGAGGCGGCCTGCGAGGTGATCCGGGAGGGGATCCGGGTGCAGGTCGAGGTGATGATCCCTCTGGTCAGCATGGTCCGCGAGATGAAGTCCCAGAAAGACCTGGTCGTCGAGGCGGCGACGGAGACGATGAAGAGGTACAAGAAGAAGATCTCCTACACCGTGGGGGCGATGATCGAGGTCCCGCGGGCCGCGGTGACGGCGGACGAGATCGCCGGCGAGGCGGAATTTTTCTCGTTCGGGACGAACGACCTGACGCAGACGACCTTCGGCTTCTCTCGGGACGACTCGGGGAAATTCATCCAGCATTACCTGTCTTTTTCCGAGTTGTGCCCGCGATGCGGCGAGAAGATCGGGAAAGACCTCTCCTGCACCGTCTGCAAGGTCAAATACACGAAGCGTCCCGACAACATCCTGGACAGGGACGTCTTCGTCACGCTGGACCAGGAAGGGGTGGGCTTTTTGGTCCGGATGGGGTTGGAGAAGGGAAGGGCGGTCCGGCCGAACCTGAAGGTGGGGATCTGCGGGGAACATGGCGGGGATCCGCGGTCGGTCGAGTTCTGCCACCGGGCGGGGCTGGATTACGTCTCCTGCTCCCCGTACCGTGTGCCCGTAGCGCGCCTTGCCGCTGCCCAGGCGGTCTTGAGGGAAAAGGCAGCCGCGAAGGCGGAGTCGATAAAGAAGAGGAAAAAATAAGGGGTTCCCCTGTTTCCAAAGAGCGGCGGCCCCTTCCGAAGCGACCGGCTTATTTTTACCCTTTACATCTTTCGGGAAACACCATATATTGGGCCCAATAGGGACCTCAACCACATTATATTGATTTTTTGCGATATTTCCGGGGGGTCTGCCAGGGGATCCATGAAGCTTAGAAAGCTTGAACTTTTCGGATTCAAATCCTTCTACGACAAGATCAGCTTCGACTTTTCCGACGGCATCACGGCGATCGTGGGCCCCAACGGGTGCGGGAAGTCGAATATCGTCGACGCCATCCGGTGGGTGCTCGGGGAGCACGCCCCCTCCTATCTGCGGAGCAAGGTCCTGGAAGACGTGATCTTCGCCGGCTCCGACGCCGCCGGCCCGATGGGGATGGCCGAGGTTTCCCTGACCTTCAGCAATGAAGACGGAGTCGCCCCTCCCGGGTACGAGGCCTACGCCGAGGTGCAGGTCACCCGGCGCACCTTCCGCGACGGCGAAAGCGAGTTCTTCATCAACCGGATCCCCTGCCGGCTGAAAGACATCGCCGAGCTGTTCCTCGACACGGGCGCGGGCGCGCGCGGGTACGCCATCATCGAGCAGGGCAAGATCATGACCATCGTGAACGCCCGGCCCGAAGAAAAGAGGATGATCATCGAGGAGGCGGCCGGGGTGGCCAAGTTCCGGGTCCGGAAGAAGGAAGCGGAGCGCAAGATGGAGAACACCCGGCAGAATCTTGCCCGGGTGAGGGACATCCTCGACGAAGTCAGGCGGCAGCTGGGGAGCCTGGAGCGCCAGGTTCGCAAGGCGGAGAAGTACAAGGTGCTCAAGGACGAACTCCGGGATCTCGACCTCGGGATCGCGGAACGGAGATTTCGGATCCTCACGCAGGAGAGGTCCCGCATTGCAGGGGAGCTTTCCTCTCTGGAAGACGCGCTTTTCGCCCTTCGCTCGGAGATCACGGCCCTGGAGGCGGAACGGGAATCGGAGAGGTTGCGGCAGGCGGAGGCGGAAGCCGCCGTGGGCTCCCTGCGCGCGGTCCACGCGGGCCTGAAAGAGGAAATCGCCCGGAGGCAGGCGGAGTGGGAGGGGAAGGGCCGGGAGGCGCAGCAGCTCTCCGCGCTGGTCACGGAGACGGGGGAGGAGATCGTATCCCTTACGGCGGAGGCCGCCGAGCTTTCCCGCCGGATGCGGGAAGCGGAGGAGACCGCCCGCAAGGTCCAGGAAGCACGGACAACCTCGCGCGAACGGCTTGCCGGTTTGGCGGCGGAGGCGGAGAAGGCGCAGGCCGGGTTCACCGAGACCCACGGGATGGCCGAGCAGGCGAAATCCGACCTCATGGTGCGCGTGGCTCTCCACTCGAACGCCCTCTCCGGGGCGGAGTCGGTTCAGAAAGTGATCGAGGAGAACGCGAGGGCGGTGGCACGGTTGAACGATAGGGTCGCGGAGTCGGAGGCCCTCGCCCGCGGCGCGGAGGAACAGCACGGCCAGGCGTGCGCGGCCGGGGAAGAGGGCCGGGAAGGGCTGGCGGGGGTGGAAAAGGAGTGGGAGGAGACGGGATCGCTCCTGGCCGAACAGACCGCACGCCTCGACACGGTGGCCGATACCCGCAGAAAAACGGAAGGCAGGCTCGAGGCGACCCATTCCCGCCTGTCCGCGCTCTCCCGGGTGCAGGAGCAGCGGGACTGGGCCTCATCGGGTGTCCGGGCCGTGCTGCAGCACTACCTGGGAAACGGTGACGGGGGCAGAGAACACGGCATCTACGGGGTCATCGGGGAACTGCTCGAGACCGACGCGCCGTACGAAAGAGCCGTGGAGGCGGTCCTCGGCGAGCGGATCCAGTCCATCGTCGTCCGGGACCAGGCCGAAGGTCTTTCCGCCCTCCAGTACCTCAAGGAATCCCGCGAGGGGAGGGGAGCGTTCATGCCGGTGACGCTGCGGACGCGTGAGGAACTCCCCCCCTACGGGAAGGAGGAGGGCGTGATCGCCCCGCTGACCGAGGTCGTGCGCGTGCCCGAGGAGTGCGGGGATCTCGTGCGCGGCCTGCTGGGGGGGATCCTCCTTGTGCGCGACCTGCAAAGCGCCCTCATGCTCTGGAACCGAAACGGCGTGTGGAGCTCCTACGTGACCCTCGACGGCGATTTGATCACCGCCGACGGCATGCTGGTGGGCGGCGCGCAGGAGCAGGGGGAGTCCCGGGTCCTTGCGGTGAAGCGCGAGATCCGGGAACTCGAGCAGGAGATGGAGAGTCTCTCGGCCGAGCGGTCCCGGAACGTGGAGGAAGAGGAGGAGGCAAGGAGTGCCCGGGCGTCGCTCGAGGGGAGGCATAAGGATCTGTTCTCCCTGCGCGAGGAGCAAAAAGGGCGGCATGCCGAGGCGCAGCAGAGGAGGGCCGTGCTCGAGGTGGCGATGCTGCAGGCCCGCGCCACCCTCGGGTCGCTCGTCCAGGAAAGGCAGTACCTCGAGGCCGAACTCTCCCGGATGACATCGGAACGGGATGCCTCGGAGGAAGTTGCGAGGAAGTCCGGCCACGCCCGGGGAGAAGAAGAGGAGCGCGTCCGGACGCTTGTCGCCTTGGTGGAGGAGAGGCGGGACGCGATGGAGGAGATTCGGACGAAGCTCCACGCCGCGGAGATCGAGTGGACGGGGCTCGACGAGAAGTTCCGGTCCGGGGAGGCGCTTCTCGCGGGGTTGCGGGAGTCGTACGAGGGAAGACTGGCCATGGTCGAGGAACGGGAGAGGCGCATCGCGGCCTACGAGGGGAAGGTGGCCGAGCTCTCTCGCGCCGTCGAGGAAGGCCGGGGAGCCATCGAGGCGGCCGCCGTCGATCTGGCGGCGAGGCAGGAGGAAATCGACCGGCGCCTCGGCGAGAACGCGGAGCTGTCCGCGGGGATTGCGTCGAGGGAAGGGACGCTGAAAGAAAAACGTCAGCGCGAGACCGCCGAGATCACCCGTCTCTCGGAGCAGCGGCTTGCGGCCCAGCGCGTGGAGATGGACCTGGAGCACCTGGACAACACGATCTACCAGAGGTACGAGGTCCATCCCTCGGAGATCGCCGGCCGGACGGACGCCGGAGGGGAAGAGGAGGGAGAACTGTCCGGCTGGGAAGCCCGGGTCGGAGAGGTGCGGGCGCGCATGGCCGCCATCGGCGAGGTGAACCTCGCCTCCCTCGAGGAGCACCGGGAGCTCGCCGAGCGTCACGCCTTCCTCCTGTCGCAGAAGGAGGACCTCGAGAAATCCCTCGAGGATCTCGCCAAGGCCATCCAGAGAATCAACCGGACGACGCGGGACCGGTTCTCCGCGGCGTTCGACAGCATCAACGATAAGTTCCAGGAGATCTTCCCCAAACTGTTCCTGGGGGGACGGGCCGCCCTGAAACTGCTCGACGAGGGAAATCTGTTGGAATCGGGCGTGGAGATCGTGGCGCAGCCGCCGGGCAAGAAGCTCCAGTCCCTGAACCTCCTCTCCGGAGGGGAGAAGGCGCTGACCGCCATCAGCCTCATCTTCTCGATCTTCCTTGTCAAACCTTCTCCCTTCTGCCTGCTCGACGAGGCGGATGCCCCCCTGGACGATGCCAACATCGACCGGTTCAACTCGATCGTCCGGGAGATGTCGTCGAACTACCAGTTTCTCCTCATCACGCACAACAAGCGGACGATGGAGCTCGCCGACGTGTTATACGGAATCACCATGGAAAAACCGGGCATCTCCAAGGTGGTTTCGGTGCAATTCCAGTCCTGACGCCCCCTCGCTCGAGACGGGTCCGGATGGCCACCCACGACGACAAGCGAAACGGGTCCTTTCTCTCGCGCCTCAAGATCGGGCTGTCGAAAACCCGCGAGCTCCTCTTGATGAACGTCGAGGCGGTCGCCCGCGGGATCGGTCCGGTGGACGAAACCGTCCTGGCGGAGCTGGAGGAGGCGCTCATCCTGGCCGACGCGGGCGCGGATCTCGCCCGGAAGTACAGGGAAGGTCTCCGGACGAAGTGGCGACGGGGGGAATTGCCGAACGTCGATGCGCTTCGCACCGAGCTGCGAAAAATGGTCGCGGAAACCCTCGCTCCGAGGATGGTGCCTTTGTCGGTGGCGCCCCCCTACCCGTTCGTCGTCCTCGTGGTAGGGGTGAACGGCGTCGGGAAAACGACCACGATCGGCAAGATCGCCCACCACTTGGGGGAGGAGGGGCACCCCGTCCTCCTTGCGGCGGGCGACACGTTCCGGGCCGCCGCCATCGGGCAGTTGAGGGTGTGGGCCGAGCGGGCGGGAGCCGACATCGTCCATCACAAGGAAGGGTCCGATTCCTCCGCCGTCGTCTTCGACGCGCTCCGGGCCGCCAAGGCGAGGGGGTCGCACGTCGTTCTGGTCGACACGGCCGGGCGCCTTCACACCAAGGCGCACCTGATGGAAGAGATGCGCAAGGTCGTGCGCGTCATCGGGAAGGAGGTTCCGGGCGCTCCCCAGGAAGTGCTCCTCGTTCTCGACGCAACCAACGGCAGGAACGCCATCGCCCAGGCGAAGACCTTCCAGGAGGTCACCGGGGTCACCGGGATCGTTCTCACCAAACTGGACGGTACCGCGAAGGGGGGTGTGGTCCTCGCGGTCACCCAGGAAACCGACATCCCCATCCGGTTCATCGGAGTGGGGGAATCGGTGGACGATTTGAAGCCATTCGATGCCGCAAGCTTCGCCTCCGCGATCTTCTGATACTATTCCCCAATGATGGACGCCCTTTTCCTCCAGGTGATCGGGGGGGTATTCCTGCTCCTGTACGGAGTCCGGCTGACCGGACAGGGGTTCGAGCTCGCGTTCGGGGCGAAGCTTTCCCGGCTCTGGGTCGGCCCCGGCGGCGGCAGATTCCGCGCCTTCGGCGCGGGGGTCTTGAGCACCTCCCTGATCCAGAGTTCGGGCGCCGTCGTCGCGATGGTTGTCTCGTTCACCGAGATCGCGCCTCTTTCCCTGCCCCAGTCCCTCGCGGTCGTCCTCGGCGCCGACTTGGGGAGCACGGTCACCATCCAGATCCTGTCTTTCCGGATTTACCAGTACGCCTTCCTCGTCGTTTCCATCGGCGTGATCCTCTCCCTGTGGGGAAGAAAGAGAACCCTCCGGGCGATCGGGCAGGGAATCCTCGGGTTCGGCCTCCTCCTGCTCGCCCTGAAGTTCCTTGCGGGCGCCGCCTCGGAGATCGGAAGCGTCACTTCCCTTCGCCTCCTGATGGCGGATCTCGCGCAGGCCCCGCTGGTCTCGTTCCTCTTGGGCGTGCTCCTGAGCGCCCTGTTCCAGAGCGGGACGGCGGTCATGATTCTCCTGATCGCGTTCTCCCAGCAGGGAGTGCTTCCGTTGCCCGCCGTTCTGCCCCTGGTCCTCGGGGCGAATGTGGGGGGGACCTCCCTGGCCTTTACCGCCTCCTCGGGTCTGGCCGCGGAGGGGAGGAGGGTCGCCTGGGGGCACCTGCTGATGAAGACCGTCGGCGCGGCCCTGTTTCTCCCGTTCTTTTCGGCAGCCCAGGGGTTTCTCTCTCTGATGTCGCCGGACCCGTCCCGGATCGTCGCCAACGCCCACACGATGTTCAACTTCACGCTGGCCATCCTCTTTTTTCCCCTCCTTCCCCGCCTGTCCTCCGCCCTCTGCCGGGTGGTCCCCGGGAAGACATCCCTGGTCCCCGCGGGGGAGCCGGCCTACCTGGACCGGGACCATCTGCCCGCGACAGGGGCAGCCCTCGGACAGGTGGCGCGGGAGATCGTGCGGATGGCGGACATGATCCAGGAAATGCAGGAACTGGGGCTCCAGGCGATCCGCAGCATGGATGTCGACCTCGTCACCCGGATCGCCCGGGCGGACGACGACGTCGACCGGCTGACCCGCGAGGTGAAGGTATTCCTCTCGAAGCTCGGCGAGGGAGCTCTGGACCCGGAGCAGACCCGCCGCGCCGTGGCCTACATCTCCATCGTCTCCGATCTGGAGAATATCGGGGATTTCCTCGACAAGACGCTGGGCGAACACCTGCGCAAGCTGGCGGAGCGGAACCAGCGCTTCTCGGAGGAGGGATCCAGGGAGCTGCAGTCGCTGATGCGCGAGGTGGAGTCGATGTACGGCGAGGCGGTGTCCGCCTTCGTGACCCGGGACGAGAGAGCCGCCGAGATCGTGATTGCCCGGAAAAAGGTCGTCGGCCAGAGGGAACGGCAGTTGCGCATCGCCCACATCCATCGTCTGCAGAAGGGGACCCCCGAGTCGCTCGAGTCCAGCGCCGCCCACCTGGACATCCTCTCCTCCTGGAAGGTGATCGCGTCCCACTGCGCCTCCATCGCCTACAACGTCATCCAGATGGATGCCTGAGCCGGCGCGAGCCACGAACCCCCGGCAACCCCGGGAACGGTCCGCGGGCCGGCCTTCGTCATTGATTCCGTTTCGGGGACGAGGTATCTTGATCTGTCGAAAATTCTCCGGGTGCCGGCTTGCGGAAGACCCCGCAATATGGGGAAATACGCCGGCACGGGAATCCATACGCCTACTGAGGGGAGAAACCGGCACATGGTGGAGTCGTCGTTTTCGGTGATCGAAAAAAAGATCTCGGATCTCGCGGGGATGGTGGTAGCGTTGAAGAAGGAAAAGGCGGATCTGGCGGCCCGATTGGAAAAAAAGGAGGCCGAGGTCAGGGACATGGTGCGGAAGGTCGCCGAACTGACCGAAGAGCGGGACGAAATCCGCAGCAAGGTCGAGACAATCCTGGCGCGAATCGAAAGCATTGAGTTGTAGCGGACGGGCTGTATAATGAAAGGTGTAGGGAGATGGGCGACCGGTTCAATGTGAACATCGCCGGTTATGCGCTCACCGTTTCGACCGAGCGGACGGCGGAACACATGGAGCGGCTGAGCGAACTTCTGAACAAGAGGGTTCGGGAGATCCAGAAGTCCGGCGGAACCGCGAACTATCTCCACGTGGTCATGCTGGCCGCCATGAAGCTGGGAGACGAGGTCCTCGAGCTTCGTGAGGCACTCGACGCGGAAAAACGGCGTTTCGAGGAAAAAAGCCAGGAACTCCTGGGGGTGCTGGACAAGGCATTGAAATAGGACGGGATGGCAGGCGGCCCCTGCCGTGTTCGTGATTGGCGGAAGAGTCAGAGCCAACACAGAGAGAACGGGATCCCTTCCGGGCGTCGGTGAGCATGCCCCTGCACGGGGAAGCCTGAAGGCGCCGACCAGGGAACCCACCTGGTGAAAACCAGGTTCGACTCGACTGCCGACACGGCAAAGCGCAGGGGCTTTCCCGCACTTTTCGCGGGCGCAGGCCGTTTACATAGATCGGGGCGGCAGGGGCATAAGGATCGTACGTTCTACAACGAATAAGGTTTGATCGTTGTTTCGATAGCTGCAACCTCGAGCGAATCCGGGTTTCCCCTCCGGGTTCTCGCCTTATTCGCGTTTCCTGCCTCCTCTCGTAATTCCACATTCGAAAGGACGTTTCATGTTCGCCGGAGAGCGGAAAGCGCGTCTTCGCCGGAACGAGCGGAGGCGTTTTAGCCCCGAAGAGCCGGACCGGGAGCGCGCGGGAAAAAGCCTCCAGGTGCAGGACCGGTTCCTGGCCGCGTTTCCGCCGGCCTCCGGCAGGAAGATCGCCCTGTATGCGGCGGTGCGCGGGGAAGTCGGGACCGACCTTATCCGCGAACGCTGCCTTGCCGCAGGGGCGTTTCTTTATTACCCCCGGATGTGCGAGGACGGCAACCTCACCTTCTTCCGCCATGAGGAGAACGACGGATGGGAGCGGGGAAGATTCGGAATCCGGGAGCCTCGGGCCGTACCGGGCAGGGAAGGGATCCGGAAAGGGTTCGACCTGGTCGTCGTCCCCGGTCTCGCATTCGATGCGGCCGGCAGGCGGCTGGGGCAGGGTCACGGCTATTACGATCGTTTTCTTTTTGGTCTCGGCGGGACGGCGGTGACGGTCGGGCTGGCCTTTTCCTGGCAACTGGTTCCGGAGGTCCCCGTGGACGCGTGGGACGTCCCCGTCGACGCCGTGGTCACGGAAACCGGTGTTGTCGAGCGGGACATAAAATAGATGGGGTATGAGGGAGGAATCCTTTGAATACGAATATGATCATCATCGCGGCGCTTGCGGTGCTCGTGGCGGGCCTCGCGCTCGTCGTTCTCTCTCTGATGTCGAAGAAGAAATTTGCGGAGGATCGGGCCCAGGAAGCGGCGGCGAAGGCCGAGGAGATTCTCCACAATGCAAGGAAGGAGGCCGAGAACACCCTCAAGGAGGCGGTTCTCCAGGCCAAGGATTATCAGCTCCAAATGAAACTCGATTTCGAGCGGGAGACCCGCGAGCGAAAGAACGAGATCAGCCAGCTCGAGAAGCGACTTCTCCAGAAGGAAGACACGCTCGACCGGAAGACCGAGACCCTCGAGGGCCGGTCGCAGGAATTTGCAAAGAAGGAAAAGGAGCTGGCCGAGTCGGAGCACAGGCTTGCACGGGGGAACCAGGAACTCCAGGACCTGACCCGCAGTGCGAAGGAAAACCTCGAGCGGATCTCGGAGGTGACGGCCGACCAGGCGAAGTCCGAACTCGTGGAGATGATCGCGGACGAGGCCAGGCTGGACGCAGCGAAGAAGGTCCGCGCGATCGAGGAAGAGTTCAAGGAGGAGGCGGGGCAGAAGGCCCAGAAGATGATTGCGCTCGCCGTCCAGAGGTACGCGGCCGATTACGTCGCCGAGCGCGTCGTCACGGCGGTTCCCCTCCCCTCGGAGGAGATGAAGGGGAGGATCATCGGGAGGGAGGGGCGCAACATCCGGGCGTTCGAGGCGGCGACGGGGATCGATGTCATCATCGACGACACCCCCGAGGCGGTTATCCTGTCGGGGTTCAACCCCGTGCGCCGCGAGGTCGCGAGGATCGCCCTCACCCGACTGGTACAGGACGGGCGCATCCATCCCGCCCGGATCGAGGAAACGGTAGAGAAGGTGGCCAAGGAGGTGGAGGAGATCATCCGCGAGGCGGGGGAACAGGCCCTGTTCGATCTGGGTCTCCACGGGCTCCACCCCGAGCTGGTCAAGCTCATCGGAAAGCTCAAGTACCGGACCTCGTACGGCCAGAACATCTACACCCACTCCCTCGAGGTGGCGTTCCTCTGCGGGATGATCGCTTCCGAGCTGGGTCTTTCCGCCAAGGTCGCCAAACGGGCGGGGCTTCTGCACGACATCGGCAAGGCGGTGGACCACGAGGTCGAGGGACCTCACGCCCTGATCGGCGCGGACCTGTGCAAGAAGTACGGCGAATCCGCCCGTGTCATCCATGCCATCGCCGCCCACCACGAGGACGAGTCCCCGCGGGACGTGCTGCCCATTCTCGTCCAGGCGGCCGATGCGCTCTCCGGGGCGAGGCCGGGGGCCCGCCGCGAGATGCTGGCCAACTACCTCAAGCGTCTGGAGGATCTCGAAAAGATCGCGAAGTCGTTCGCGGGGGTGGAGAAGTCCTACGCCATCCAGGCCGGACGGGAGGTGCGCATCATCGTCGACAACCACAAGATAAGCGACGACCTGGCCACGATGCTTGCGCGGGACATCGCGAAAAAGGTCGAGACCGAGCTATCCTATCCCGGCCAGATCCGCGTCACCGTCATCCGCGAGACGCGCGCCGTGGAATACGCCCGCTAGGGACGGTCCTGGATGAGGGCTTGGCAGAACCGCAAAGGGACCGCAGTCACACAGCAGAGGGTGATAGACCCACCGGGGAGGCCAGGACCGTCCCTGGTTGTCGAAATGTCCTGCGGTGAGACTGACTTGATGGCACCAGGGACCGCAGTTCACGACGAAGGGTTGATAAGAGATGGCGCGTAATCCAGGACCGTCCCTGCTTTTTCACAGAGGACCGTCGTCCACGACCCAGGGTGGTGGAGGGGAAGAGCGTTCTCCAGGACCGTCCCTGGTTTTAAGATAATGTGGGTTCTCTTCCTCGGCGACGTGGTCGGCAAACCCGGCAGGAGGGTGGTGCGGGAATTCCTGTCCCGGATCCGATCGCACCGGGACATCGACCTGATCATCGCCAACGGCGAGAACGCCGCCGGAGGGGTGGGGGTGACCGGGCCGGCGGTCCGGGAGCTCTTCGACGCAGGGGTGGACGTGCTGACGGGCGGGAACCACACCTGGGACAAGCGGGAAGGGCTGCCCCTCGTGCGGGACGAGGAGAAGGTCTTGCGCCCCGCCAACTACCCGCCGGGAGTGGACGGCCGCGGATGGGGCGTCTTTCATGGGCGGAGCGGGTCCCCGTATGTCGTTGTATCCCTGATCGGCCGGGTCTTCATGGGTCAGTATGACTGCCCGTTTCGCTGGATGGACGAGTCGGTGCCGGAGATGAAGCGGCATGCCGCGACGGTCATCGTCGACTTCCACGCGGAAGCGACCTCGGAGAAACGGGCGATGGCGTTCCACCTCGATGGGAGGGTTTCCGCGGTCGCAGGGACCCACACCCATGTCCAGACGCGGGACGCGCAGGTCATGCCCGGGGGGACCGGCTACATCACCGACGCGGGAATGTGCGGACCGACGAACTCCGTGATCGGGATGGATGCCGGCGACGTCCTGCGGCGTTTTCTCACCCAGGTGCCGACCCGCTTCGAGGTGGCCTCGGGCGAGGCGGAAGCCGCCGGCGTCTTCTTCGAGATCGACCCGGCGTCCGGGGTGTGTCGCGGCGCGGAGGCGTTCGCGATGAGCGAAACCATGATGAGGGGCCGGGAAGCATGGATGCGATTCTGAAGTCTCTCAAGCGGGGAACGATCGACCTCATTTCCGAGGAGGAGCTCGAGGGAAAGCTCCGGCGGGCACAAAAGGGGAAGAAAGCCCTCCGCGTGAAGGCGGGCTTCGACCCGACCGCTCCCGATTTGCATCTGGGGCACACCGTGCTCATCCAGAAACTGAAGCACTTCCAGGAGGCGGGGCACCAGGTGGTGTTTCTCATCGGGGACTTCACGGGGATGATCGGCGACCCCAGCGGGAAGGTCGAGACCCGCAAGCCCCTGACGCGGGAGGACGTGGAGCGCAACGCGCAGACCTACCGGCAGCAGATCTTCAAGATCCTCGACCCGGAAAGGACCGAAGTCCGGTTCAACTCGGAGTGGCTTTCGCCGCTTTCCATCGAGGAGATGGTGCGCATCGCGGGGCAGATGACGGTCGCCCGCATGCTGGAGAGGGACGACTTCCGCCGCCGGTACGAGGAGAACCGACCGATCTCGATCCACGAATTCCTCTACCCGCTTTTCCAGGGGTACGACTCGGTCGCCTTGCGCGCGGACGTGGAGCTCGGGGGGACCGACCAGAAGTTCAACCTGCTGGTGGGGCGCGATCTCCAGCGCGTCTGGGGGCAGGAGCCCCAGGTCGTCATCACCACGCCGCTTCTCGTCGGGCTGGACGGAGTGAACAAGATGAGCAAGAGCCTGGAGAACTATGTGGGGATCACGGAGGAGCCGGACACGATCTTCGGGAAACTGATGTCGATCTCCGACGACCTGATGCTCCAGTACTACGAACTGCTTTCCGACATCTCCCTGGGGGAGTGGGAGAGGCTGAAAGGGGGAATTGCGGACGGATCGCGCCATCCGATGGAAGCCAAACTGGCCCTGTCACGGGAGATCGTCGCGCGCTTTCACGGGGATGCCGCCGCGAAGGAATCGGAAGAAGGCTTCCGGAAGCGGTTCTCCCGGAAGGAATTCCCGGAGGATGCCCGGCGCGTGTCCGGCAGCGCGCTCGCCGGGAAAACCGACCTCACGTCGGTCGTCTCCACGGTCTCCCTCTCCTTCCGCTCCAAGGCGGCGGCCAGGCGCCTTATCGAGCAAGGCGGCCTGGAGGTCAACGGGGAGCGGGCGAGCGATCCCCTCGGAGAGATCCCCCTCCGCGGCGAAATCCGGTTGAAAATCGGGAAGAAAGAATTCATCATCCTTTCGTTCGAATGAGGCCGG encodes the following:
- the ppdK gene encoding pyruvate, phosphate dikinase, encoding MAAKRVYFFGGGKAEGHGRMKDVLGGKGAGLAEMTNLGVPVPPGFTISTEVCTLYYKNRGKIPADVTREIAAQLVRLERATGKKFGDPKNPLLVSVRSGARFSMPGMMDTILNLGLNDRTVQGLGKKTKNERFAYESYRRFLMMFSDVVLGIDKENFEDIFDQGKRERGAASDLDLKAEDLKDVCGRFKSLVKGRTRKEFPQDSRVQLALARDAVFQSWNNERARYYRKTNNIPDDIGTAVNVQAMVFGNMGNDCAAGVGFTRNPATGAKEFYGEYLVNAQGEDVVAGIRTPRPIRDLKKEMPGVFHQLEKITAKLEKHFQDVQDFEFTVEGGRLSMLQTRSGKRTAAAALKIAVDMVKEKLITREEAVMRLEPQYIDQLLHPVIDPKAKVEVVAKGLPASPGAATGAVVFHADRAVELASAGKAVILVRKETSPDDIHGMDVARGILTARGGMTSHAAVVARQMGKTCVAGCESIEVDEVTNRFLAGGMVIREGDFISLNGSTGEVILGEVPLIAPKMTGSFGTLMSWADSFRRLKVRANADTSRDARTAREFGAQGIGLCRTEHMFFAEDRIPIMQKMILARTREEREQALEELLPMQREDFKGLYREMKGYPVTIRLLDPPLHEFLPRREDLMVEVTKLELIHADRSIIEEKKQLLERVEELHEINPMLGLRGCRLGIVYPEISRMQARAIFEAACEVIREGIRVQVEVMIPLVSMVREMKSQKDLVVEAATETMKRYKKKISYTVGAMIEVPRAAVTADEIAGEAEFFSFGTNDLTQTTFGFSRDDSGKFIQHYLSFSELCPRCGEKIGKDLSCTVCKVKYTKRPDNILDRDVFVTLDQEGVGFLVRMGLEKGRAVRPNLKVGICGEHGGDPRSVEFCHRAGLDYVSCSPYRVPVARLAAAQAVLREKAAAKAESIKKRKK
- the smc gene encoding chromosome segregation protein SMC, with protein sequence MKLRKLELFGFKSFYDKISFDFSDGITAIVGPNGCGKSNIVDAIRWVLGEHAPSYLRSKVLEDVIFAGSDAAGPMGMAEVSLTFSNEDGVAPPGYEAYAEVQVTRRTFRDGESEFFINRIPCRLKDIAELFLDTGAGARGYAIIEQGKIMTIVNARPEEKRMIIEEAAGVAKFRVRKKEAERKMENTRQNLARVRDILDEVRRQLGSLERQVRKAEKYKVLKDELRDLDLGIAERRFRILTQERSRIAGELSSLEDALFALRSEITALEAERESERLRQAEAEAAVGSLRAVHAGLKEEIARRQAEWEGKGREAQQLSALVTETGEEIVSLTAEAAELSRRMREAEETARKVQEARTTSRERLAGLAAEAEKAQAGFTETHGMAEQAKSDLMVRVALHSNALSGAESVQKVIEENARAVARLNDRVAESEALARGAEEQHGQACAAGEEGREGLAGVEKEWEETGSLLAEQTARLDTVADTRRKTEGRLEATHSRLSALSRVQEQRDWASSGVRAVLQHYLGNGDGGREHGIYGVIGELLETDAPYERAVEAVLGERIQSIVVRDQAEGLSALQYLKESREGRGAFMPVTLRTREELPPYGKEEGVIAPLTEVVRVPEECGDLVRGLLGGILLVRDLQSALMLWNRNGVWSSYVTLDGDLITADGMLVGGAQEQGESRVLAVKREIRELEQEMESLSAERSRNVEEEEEARSARASLEGRHKDLFSLREEQKGRHAEAQQRRAVLEVAMLQARATLGSLVQERQYLEAELSRMTSERDASEEVARKSGHARGEEEERVRTLVALVEERRDAMEEIRTKLHAAEIEWTGLDEKFRSGEALLAGLRESYEGRLAMVEERERRIAAYEGKVAELSRAVEEGRGAIEAAAVDLAARQEEIDRRLGENAELSAGIASREGTLKEKRQRETAEITRLSEQRLAAQRVEMDLEHLDNTIYQRYEVHPSEIAGRTDAGGEEEGELSGWEARVGEVRARMAAIGEVNLASLEEHRELAERHAFLLSQKEDLEKSLEDLAKAIQRINRTTRDRFSAAFDSINDKFQEIFPKLFLGGRAALKLLDEGNLLESGVEIVAQPPGKKLQSLNLLSGGEKALTAISLIFSIFLVKPSPFCLLDEADAPLDDANIDRFNSIVREMSSNYQFLLITHNKRTMELADVLYGITMEKPGISKVVSVQFQS